The sequence ATCTCTTCCTGAAGCTCGTGGGCGGAATGTTCGAAGTAGACCAGCTTGGAGTTGGGAATGCGTTTTGCCATAATTTCCGCATTTTCCGGCGGAATGTATTTGTCCTTTCTTCCCGCCAAGATGAGGGTAGGAACTTTTATCTGGGGGAGACGGTCGCAAGCGTCGAAGCTAAGGATGGCGCCTACCTGCCTCACGATACCTTCTGGGGGAGTGGGAGCTACCAAGATGAGATCAATAGCCACTTCCACGATCCCAGGATTTTCCCTCATGAATTCTTCCGTAAAGATGAAAGGTAGGAGCTTGGAGGCCACTTCTCTGTCCCATTTCCCTTTCTGTGAGAGAAGCTCCATAATTTGGGTGACCATTTGAGCAGCCTCCCCAGGAATGGGTACCGCTTTGGATCCACCGCAAAAGGTGGATGCTAGTACCAATTTCTCCACTTTTTTTGGATGGTTGATAGCAAGCTCCTGTGCGATCATCCCTCCCATGGAAATCCCCAAGACGTGGGCCTTTTCTATACCCAGGGCATCCATGAGACCAGCCGTATCATCCGCCATCATCTGAATGGTGTACTCCTCTTTATCCGAGAGATCGGTTCTACCTGCACCTCTATTGTCAAATGTAATCACTTTGAAGTGCTCGGATAACCTGGGTATGAAGTAAACCGGATCCCAACAATCGGCATTTCCCATAAAACCCATAATGAGTACAAGAGGAAAACCCTCTCCTCTGATGTCATAATACATGTGGATATCGCCAACCTTTATCCTAGGCACATTCTCTTTTCCTCCTAGGAAATAAAAAATTATCCCAATACCCTGGCAGCATTTCTTCCCAAGATAGCTTCAATTTCTTCCGAAGTAAACTCTATTCCAGCGGCTTTCACCTGTGGAGGCGGATTCCTGAATTTGTCCACCCATTGGGCTTCACTCAAGAGAGGTTTGGGAGTTAAGGGCCAGTCACTACCGAAGAGAATCCTGTCACTTCCCACCATGTCACAAATGGTCCTGAGAACCCGATAAAAGTAAACGGAAGGTTCGCAATAGTTTCCCCATGCTGCCGTGTCCATGTAAACGTTGGGTTTCATCATGGCCACGAACATAGCTTCTTCCCACCATCCGAATCCCATGTGGGCCATGATGATTTTCAATTCCGGAAAATCTGCGGCAACATCGTCCACATACACGGGACGAGCAAACCTGCTCAATAGGGGAGGGAGTTCAGTTCCCGTGTGGATGAGTACTGGGGCTCCATATTCCTCACATTTTCGGTAGAGGGGATAGCAAATGGGATCGTTGGGAAAGAAGCCAGAAGTGGGATGGAGCTTGAGCCCTCTCATCTCCCACTTTCCCAGTCCCTTCTCCAGGAGTTCCACGGCATTTTTTCTTCTAGGATCCACCCCCACGAAGGCAATGAAGCGGTCGGGATAATTTTTGGCGATTTCCGCGAAAAGGCGGTTCAGTTCCTCCACGGAAACTTTTGGTTCCCCCGTTCTCAGCCCCCAATCCAAGGGAAGGATAACGGCTTTTTCTATTCCAGCTTCATCCATTTCCACGAGCAGTTCCTCCGGTGGGGCATGCCAAAAGGTGGGCATAACGTTTTCCCAGATCTCTTCCAACTTCATACTCGGTATCATGTGATGAATGAGGGAGGCCAGTCCCTTCCAAAAACTTTCGGATAACCACTCCCTTTCCCATAGATGGGTATGGGCATCTATGATCATGGTCCTATCCTTCTTCTCGGACCATCCTTTAACCCTACTGGAACCTAGAGAATGGAGAGGAAAATCCAATAAATGAGCAAGTTGATAAGAGTAAGAGGTACTCCTATCCTCACGAACTCCCAGAAAGTAAGTGTCTCCCCCCTCTTTTCGGCATTTTGAATGATGATAACATTGCTAGCCGCCCCTAGAATGGAGAGATTTCCTGCAATGGTGCTCCCAGCCGCTAAGGCCACCAGTTCCTTAGAGGATGCTCCGGCATGCTTCAGCATAGGAAGGTAGAGCGCAACGAGGGGAACATTCGAAAGAAACTGACTGAGGAGAACACTTATGGTTAAGATGGCTGGAAGGGAGAGAAGGTTGAGGTTGGTTTCTGCAATTTTGTTTTGGAAAAACCCCGTGTTCCAAACGCTTTTCATAAGCACGAACATGGAGGCAAAGAAAACCAGCGTGTGCCAATCCACTGCTCGGAGGACCCTCCTTCTTTTCGGACCAACTATGAGGATAAAGAGAGCTGGAACCAAGGCGATGTATGTGAGTCTGAAATCGAGAGAGGGAATAAACGAAACTAAAAAAACTTTCGCTGCCACCATTGTTATTACTAGGAAGAGGGAGGTTTTGGAAGTCCTAGCCAGCCTCCAGTTCCTTATTCGACCACTTGAATGGGAAAGGGGAAAAGAATGAAATTCCTTCCTGTAAAAAGATTTGAGGAGGAGATAGGCCAAAAACAAGTTTAGAAGGGTGGGTAGAAGGAGATATTTGGAAAAGGTGAGGAAAGGTCCGGGTATTTCGCCCCTCACGGCTATTAGGAGATTCTGCGGGTTCCCGATAGGACTCGTTACGCTTCCTATGGTGACAGCGAAGGCGAGGGTAAGGAGCATGAGTTTGGGGGAAAGGTGGTGCTGGCGGGCCAGTAGGAGGACTACAGGAGTTCCAATAATGGCGAGAGTATCGTTCATGAGGAGGGCAGAAAGGAACCCCACACCAAACAAAATTAACAGGATGAGGGAATCTACCGATTTAGCTTTCGAGAATATTCTATAGGAGAGGTGGGAGAGATATCCGCTCTCTTCAAGAGCTCCGCCTATCACAAACATACCGAAGAGAAAAAGCATGACATCGGGATCTATGGATATGAGGGCGTCTATGGGTGAGATCTGCCCGGTGAACAAAACGGCTAGAGCCCCAAATAGCATGATCTGCCAAATCTGGAATCTCAGGTTTCCTATCTGTCTTATCGCAACGAGTATGAAGACGGCCACCAATATTGCCAGCGGAAGAGCCATGTTTGATCTCTGGAGAAGAAAATTCAGAGCTTAAAACTCGTTGTAGGTCGGAAATCCATTTTATTTTTTCGAAGCCGGGGGCCGGAATCGAACCGGCGTAAAGCGGGTCTGCAGCCCACCGCCTAACCACTAGGCTACCCCGGCTCTATCTCCTTTTATTTCCCCGATAAATCCTTATTCGGAACCTTTTTAGTTTATTCTTCCCCTGTTTCTCGATGTATAGGGTAATCCTAGAGGTAAAGGAAGTGAAGGGCTTCTGTTCAGCTGGATATAAGCCAGGTGATAGATTGGTTATCCAAGAACCCTCCATTCTTTCCAAGGAGAGTGCGGATGTATGCTTGTATACCATAGGAGCTTTTCTACCCTATTTGACAGCCCTTTACAGGGATACCCCAGAAGAAGATTGGATTAACTCAGTACAGGAACTTCAATGTCCCGACGTTCATAACACCGTGACCTTTAGGGTGATTAGGGAAAAACTCTAAGGCTTTAAGGTGGGTGCGGGAAGAAAGAAGGGCAATATGGGAAGAGTTAACCGTGGAATTCTCAACTCTCGAGTTCTCCAGGGCCTTAAAGTGAAAGAAGTAATGAATCGAAAACCACCTACCGTTTCACCCGATGCTTCTCTTGAGGAACTTTTCGATCGCCTTCTTACCCAGACTGAGGACTTCTTACTAGTCGTGGACAAAAGGAAAAGACTCTTGGGAGTCATTACAGAGAGCGATGTACTCCAAGCCCTCCATCCACATCTTCCTGGGATGGCAGTTGGCTCCCTGTGGAGAGAAACAAGAAAAACAATGGCTAGGAGTGCGAGGGAAATTATGACCACCAATCCCATAACGGCCACTCCTGAGATGACTCTTCAGCAAGCTCTGGACTTGATGCGTGCGCACAAGGTTCGTCGCCTGCCAGTGGTCAAGGGAAGTAAACTTGTAGGGCAGCTTTCTGTGAAAAATCTTTTGGAAGTTTGCAAGTTCGTGAGGTAGGTGTAGGGCTTGGAAGTGGAATTTTCTCGGATGCTCCTGTACCTATCCCTTTGTCTCCTCGCTGCCAAGGTTGGAGGTGCCGTGGCCCTTAGGCTTAGGCAACCCACCGTCTTTGGGGAGTTGTTAATGGGTATCCTCCTTGGACCTTCCGTGGCGGGATGGATTGCAAAGGAGGTATGGGGGAACAGCTGGTGTTTGGATCCACAAAGCCAGGAAGGGATGTTAATTCATTCTTTGGCCGAGGTGGGCATCCTCACCCTCATGTTTCTGGCAGGTCTTTCCATAGATCTTGACGAATTCAGGAAGGTGGAGAGACCTGCCATTACAGTGGCGACTTTGGGAGTAATAGTAGCCTTTTTTTTCGGCTTTACTTTAGCCTTTGTCTACGGTTGGTCTTGGAAGGAGGCAGCCTTTGCCGGCGGTATTTTGGTAGCCACTAGTGTGGGAATCACGGTGAGGTCCCTGCTCGATCTCCATCGTCTCAGCACGAGGGCTGGAATGGTAATAGTGGGGGCGGCAGTCATAGACGACATCTTCGGCATCATCATCCTCAGCCTCCTCGTGGGTCTGGTATATGGAGGTATCTCGATTCTGGGGTTCTTCGAATCCCTAGCCCTCATAGTCGCTTTCTTTATTCTAGTGTTAGTGGGGGGGATGAGGGTAGGGCCCAAGATCCTCGACCGTGTTAGTCACTGGAGGGTAGAAGAAGCCACCCTTTCCGTGGGGATGGCCTTGGCTTTTTTGATAGCGGCTTTGGCGGAGACGGTGAATGTGGCAGCTATTACTGGGGCCTTTCTTATGGGACTCGTATTGAGCCGATCCACGGCAGTTGGATCTTTAAAAGAAAAGGTATCTGTTGTTGGTTACGGTTTCCTCATTCCCCTCTTTTTCGTAGACACGGGCATAAGAACAGATTTGGGAGCCTTGAGGGGATTGGGTTTTCTGGCCCTCCTCTTCCTGGTGATTTCGGTGGTGAGTAAAATCATGGGGTGTGGATTGGGGGGTTTGTTGGGGGGATTGGGGATGAAGGACTCCCTGAGGGTAGGGGTGGGGATGATACCGAGGGCAGAAGTAGCCCTCATCATAGCAGCCATAGGAAGGAGGGCAGGAGTGGTAGGGGGAAGCCTTTTTTCCCTTACGGTTTTGATGGTTCTTTTCACCACTCTCCTTACCCCACCGCTTTTGAAATGGGTCTTCTCTGAGCAGGGTGGAAAGGGACACTTAAAGAAATCGAGTGATTGAATAGTGGGCCCGCTGGGATTCGAACCCAGGATCTGCGGTGTGTGAGACCGCCGTCATAGCCGCTAGACCACGGGCCCATAAAAATTACCATTTCCCTTCCATAAAGCATTTACCGAAATTACATCCAGAGAAAAAGGATGGAGGAGTGGAGGAGAAAATATCCGGAAAAGTTTGTTCCCGAAGAGGAAATTTTTAGAAGAATACGCCGTGGAAGTAGAATCTTCGTGGGTACTGGGTGTGGTGAGCCCCAGCACCTCCTTACCTCCTTTGTGAAATGGGTGGAAGCCCACCCCAAGGCCCTTTTTGGGGCTGAGATTTTTCAAGTATGGTCTCTGGGAGTCTCCGCCTACACGGAACCAAAGTTCAAGGACAACTTTAGGGCCAACACTTTTTTTGTGGGTCCAAACACACGAAAGGCGGTAAACGAAGGTGAAGCCGATTATACCCCTATCTTTCTATCACAAGTGCCCAGGCTTCTTAGAGAAGGTATGGTCCCCTTGGATGTGGCTTTAATACAAACCTCTCCACCAGATTCCCACGGGTACTTGAGCTTGGGTATTAGTGTGGATATCACTAAAGCTGCAGTAGAAAGCGCGGATATGGTGGTGGCCCAAGTCAACCGTTACATGCCGAGAATTCATGGCGACGGTTTTCTGCACCTCGAAGAGGTAGATTTTCTGGTTCCCTGGGATGAACCCCTGTTGGAGTATGAAGAAGAGGTCCCCGATGAACTTGCACAGAGAATAGGAAAATACGTGGCGAGATTGGTAGAGGATGGAGATACCATTCAGGTGGGATATGGAAGCATACCCAATGCCATTCTTTCCAACTTGATGGACAAAAGGAACCTGGGAATACATTCGGAGCTTTTTACGGATGGAATGGTAGAGCTGATGAAAGCTGGTGTGGTAGATAATTCAAAAAAGAGAGTTGATAGGGGAAAAGCCGTGGCGAGTTTCTGCATGGGCAAAAGGAGTACCTATGAGTTTTTGAACGACAATCCGATGGTAGAATTCAGGACGGTAGACTACACCAACGATCCCATAGTTATAGCAAGGCAGCACCATATGGTGGCCATAAACAGTGCCTTGGAGATAGACCTCACCGGGCAGGCCACGGCAGAGTCCATAGGTGGCTTTTTCTACAGTGGACTGGGTGGACAGGCGGACTTCATGAGGGGTGCAGCACTGGCCAGACACGGCAAGCCCATTTTAGTCCTTCAATCCACCGCAGAGAAGGGAACGGTCTCACGTATAGTCCCACGCCTAAAAGAAGGGGCTGGAGTGACCCTCAACAGGGGGGATGTGCACTACGTGGTCACAGAATATGGTGTGGCTTACTTGCATGGGAAAAGCATAAGGGAAAGAGCCATGGAACTCATTCGTTTGGCACATCCTCATTTCCGACCTTGGCTCATAGAAGAGGCAAGGAGGTTGGGTCTTATTTTCAAGGACCAGCTATATGTTTCAGGGGAGTATCCTGAGGATCTTGAGACCTTCAAGAAAACTAAGACAGGTCTTGAGATTTTCTTGAGACCTATAAAGCTCAGCGACGAACCTCTCTTGAAGGAATTCTTTTACTCCCTCTCAGATGAAAGTCTTTATCGCAGGTTCGTTTCCCTAAGGAAGGATATGCCCCATGATCTCTTGCAGAAGTTCGTGGCCGTGGATTACAAGAAGCAAATGGTCCTCTTGGCCATT comes from Candidatus Hadarchaeales archaeon and encodes:
- a CDS encoding alpha/beta hydrolase, translating into MPRIKVGDIHMYYDIRGEGFPLVLIMGFMGNADCWDPVYFIPRLSEHFKVITFDNRGAGRTDLSDKEEYTIQMMADDTAGLMDALGIEKAHVLGISMGGMIAQELAINHPKKVEKLVLASTFCGGSKAVPIPGEAAQMVTQIMELLSQKGKWDREVASKLLPFIFTEEFMRENPGIVEVAIDLILVAPTPPEGIVRQVGAILSFDACDRLPQIKVPTLILAGRKDKYIPPENAEIMAKRIPNSKLVYFEHSAHELQEEIEKVTDTVLKFLLSS
- a CDS encoding amidohydrolase family protein; its protein translation is MIIDAHTHLWEREWLSESFWKGLASLIHHMIPSMKLEEIWENVMPTFWHAPPEELLVEMDEAGIEKAVILPLDWGLRTGEPKVSVEELNRLFAEIAKNYPDRFIAFVGVDPRRKNAVELLEKGLGKWEMRGLKLHPTSGFFPNDPICYPLYRKCEEYGAPVLIHTGTELPPLLSRFARPVYVDDVAADFPELKIIMAHMGFGWWEEAMFVAMMKPNVYMDTAAWGNYCEPSVYFYRVLRTICDMVGSDRILFGSDWPLTPKPLLSEAQWVDKFRNPPPQVKAAGIEFTSEEIEAILGRNAARVLG
- a CDS encoding anion transporter; the protein is MAVFILVAIRQIGNLRFQIWQIMLFGALAVLFTGQISPIDALISIDPDVMLFLFGMFVIGGALEESGYLSHLSYRIFSKAKSVDSLILLILFGVGFLSALLMNDTLAIIGTPVVLLLARQHHLSPKLMLLTLAFAVTIGSVTSPIGNPQNLLIAVRGEIPGPFLTFSKYLLLPTLLNLFLAYLLLKSFYRKEFHSFPLSHSSGRIRNWRLARTSKTSLFLVITMVAAKVFLVSFIPSLDFRLTYIALVPALFILIVGPKRRRVLRAVDWHTLVFFASMFVLMKSVWNTGFFQNKIAETNLNLLSLPAILTISVLLSQFLSNVPLVALYLPMLKHAGASSKELVALAAGSTIAGNLSILGAASNVIIIQNAEKRGETLTFWEFVRIGVPLTLINLLIYWIFLSIL
- a CDS encoding TIGR04076 family protein, which codes for MYRVILEVKEVKGFCSAGYKPGDRLVIQEPSILSKESADVCLYTIGAFLPYLTALYRDTPEEDWINSVQELQCPDVHNTVTFRVIREKL
- a CDS encoding CBS domain-containing protein, with product MGAGRKKGNMGRVNRGILNSRVLQGLKVKEVMNRKPPTVSPDASLEELFDRLLTQTEDFLLVVDKRKRLLGVITESDVLQALHPHLPGMAVGSLWRETRKTMARSAREIMTTNPITATPEMTLQQALDLMRAHKVRRLPVVKGSKLVGQLSVKNLLEVCKFVR
- a CDS encoding cation:proton antiporter, with product MLLYLSLCLLAAKVGGAVALRLRQPTVFGELLMGILLGPSVAGWIAKEVWGNSWCLDPQSQEGMLIHSLAEVGILTLMFLAGLSIDLDEFRKVERPAITVATLGVIVAFFFGFTLAFVYGWSWKEAAFAGGILVATSVGITVRSLLDLHRLSTRAGMVIVGAAVIDDIFGIIILSLLVGLVYGGISILGFFESLALIVAFFILVLVGGMRVGPKILDRVSHWRVEEATLSVGMALAFLIAALAETVNVAAITGAFLMGLVLSRSTAVGSLKEKVSVVGYGFLIPLFFVDTGIRTDLGALRGLGFLALLFLVISVVSKIMGCGLGGLLGGLGMKDSLRVGVGMIPRAEVALIIAAIGRRAGVVGGSLFSLTVLMVLFTTLLTPPLLKWVFSEQGGKGHLKKSSD
- a CDS encoding GNAT family N-acetyltransferase, coding for MEEWRRKYPEKFVPEEEIFRRIRRGSRIFVGTGCGEPQHLLTSFVKWVEAHPKALFGAEIFQVWSLGVSAYTEPKFKDNFRANTFFVGPNTRKAVNEGEADYTPIFLSQVPRLLREGMVPLDVALIQTSPPDSHGYLSLGISVDITKAAVESADMVVAQVNRYMPRIHGDGFLHLEEVDFLVPWDEPLLEYEEEVPDELAQRIGKYVARLVEDGDTIQVGYGSIPNAILSNLMDKRNLGIHSELFTDGMVELMKAGVVDNSKKRVDRGKAVASFCMGKRSTYEFLNDNPMVEFRTVDYTNDPIVIARQHHMVAINSALEIDLTGQATAESIGGFFYSGLGGQADFMRGAALARHGKPILVLQSTAEKGTVSRIVPRLKEGAGVTLNRGDVHYVVTEYGVAYLHGKSIRERAMELIRLAHPHFRPWLIEEARRLGLIFKDQLYVSGEYPEDLETFKKTKTGLEIFLRPIKLSDEPLLKEFFYSLSDESLYRRFVSLRKDMPHDLLQKFVAVDYKKQMVLLAILKRGEKEEVVGMAQYVLDEATNFAEVAFAVKDQYQNQGIGRELLKQLTYIAKRRGIFGFTAQVLATNRPMLRLFDSMNFSVEKRVAEGMVELKMRFRRS